The region CCACCATCTCTCGAGGAGTTTTCGTAATCACTCGATGTGGGCGCTTTGATGCTCGCAGTCTGGGCTTGAATTAGGGGTCTTGGGCTACAAAACCTCAACAATCCTGAGAATCGGCGTCGATGGAATTCGACGGCATTGCCTGAATGCCCTGAAAGGGCATAATTTGAGTAGCCGCAGGTGTAACCTGCGGATCGAAATGGGCGACAACCGAGAAATCCCCTCGCCATCTGCCAATCGCTTTGCGATTGGCGGATGGCGAGGGTAGCTAGGAGCAGTGTCGTCGGCTAGATACCCCGCGTTTCACACGGGGCTACTCACGTGGCCCCCTTTCAGGGGACTCAAGCAATAGCCACGAGAACTCAATCCCACCTTTCCCATACCCTGAAGCCCGCCATATAGCCACATACCCGGTCAACCAGCACAGGGGAATACGAAAACTCCTGAGATATCACAGAGGAGGAGTTTCCCCTAGGGCAGCCATGTAAAGCGATGCTCGGACGTGCGCGCGACCTCACCAGGCGAAGCGTCTTCCAGCCATTGACCGCGGCTCACTCCTCCTGCATCAGCAGCATCAACGCGAGGGCGTTCTTGGCGGCCTGGCCGAGGTGGCAATTGTTAAAAAGAACAAATATCTTGCGGGCGTTTTTGGACATGTTCTTGAGGCGCTCGGCCCAGTCGTTGAGCTCCTCGTCGCTGTATGAATAATCGTATCGCAGTGCGGCTCCTTCCCACCAGTGCTCGGCGTTGCGCCCGTGGAGGCGCACGTAGCCGATGCTGTCGGAGGTGATGATGTCCTGCGGCGGCAGGAGACCTTTTAACCTCGGCTCATCGACGCAGCAATAGACCAGCTGCTCTTGCCGGAACAAGTCGTAGGTCTCGTCGCGCAGCCAGCTCGAGTGCCTGAACTCCACTACGAGCGGAACTGGCGGGAGCTTATCACGCATCGTTCTGATGTAGTCGATATTCGTGCGTGAGAATTGGAACGACCAGGGGAACTGCGATAGGAGGGCAGAGAGCTGGCCGGCGGCGAGCAGCGGCTTGATGCACTCGGCGTAGGTCCTGTAATCCTCGTCGGTGGCGGTGCGAGCGTGGGTCATATTCTCGTGCGTTTTGACGACGAACTCGAAGTCCGGGGCGACTTTCTTGAGCATCGCCTCGAACGACTTGGGGCCCGGGATGCGGTAGTATGTAGCGTTGATCTCCGCCACGCCGAAGCGCTGCGCATAGAATGCCAGCATGTCCCGATTGGAGATACTCTGCGGGTAGAAGCTCCCCTTCCAGTCCCGAAAGCTGTAGCCTGAGGTGCCGATGAGAAACTTCCGTTCGGACTTGCCCCTTGCTGCTTCCTTCAAGCCGAAATCTAAAGATCGCTGCGACATGTTAGTAGGTAATCACAGAGTGACTGTGTCTGAGGTCAAGCATTAGTCTGAGAGTAGCACCAATCTTGGGTCAATAGCATAAGGATTGTCAGCGGCTGCCTGGCCGACCCCCGTCCGTCTCGATCCATCCGCGGAGAGTTGTCCCCGCCCGCTTGGATGCAGCCGCGATCGAACAGGCAGGACGTGAACCGGTATCCCTGCCTCGGCGAACCGATGAGCCAGCGACCCCGCCTCCTTGATGCAGCAAACCGACGCGTCAAACTCGGCTGCCTGAGCAAAGGCAAGAGCTCGGCCAGCTTCGCCTCCACACCCCTCGCGAGAGCTGTGTGATCACCCGCATCACGCGGATGGGACGTGATGGCTTACTCGAAAAAGGCACATGATCCATAAGAGCTGATTCAACCACGAATGAACAAGAATGGACACGAAGATTGAGCTGCGATCAGAGATGATATGAACCACAGAGACACAAAGGCGCCAGGATGGTAAATGGGGCCCTATTCGTGCCCATTCGTGGTCTCCTCTTCTGACTAATCTACTTACTAGTGTCTTCGTGCCTTTGCGGTTAGGTTCTTACTTAGGCTTCAGCTTCTCCCCGACCTCCCAGGCCTTGCCGATGGGTTCGCCGACCGGGCGGTAGTTGCCATCAGGCACGGTGAGCACGAACGGCTTAGTCTTCGTGATGTCCAGCTTGCCATCGTTGAGATAGCACTCTTCCGAATATGCCTCCACGATCTCACCGAGGAAGAAGAAGACCTCGCTTAACTCAATTGTATCGACGAGCCTGCACTCCAAGGTGACAGGGCATTCCCGAATCATCGGCGCTGTCTTCAGCTCACCATAGAAGACGTTGAAGATGCTGGATTTGTCCACCTCGCCGCCTGAGTAAATGCCGCAGTAGTCCGCCCTGTCCATCAATTCGACGCCGGGGATGTTCACGCTGAACGCCTTGTTCGCGATTATGCCCTTCACCGTGTGGTGCGACTTGGTGATCGCAACGCCCACAATCGGCGGGTCGGGATTCACTCTTGTTGACCATCCGACGGCCATGAAGTTCGCCTTGCCCTCGACCAGCGAGCCGACGAGCACGACCGGCATCGGGTATCCCGTTACGCGCTTTGTTATCTTGATCTTGTCCATCGTTCCTCCTGAGATTAGTTGAACCACGAATTAACACGAATGGACACGAAAAGTGAGATACTATCAGAGATGATATGAATTAACAACAGAGACACAAAGGCGCCAGGATGGTAAATGGGACACTATTCGTCCCCATTCGTGGTTTCCTCTTCCGACTAATCTACTTACTTAGTGTCTTTGTGCCTTTGTGATCGATCCATCCGCGGAGAGATGTCCCCGCGCGCTTGGAGCGCTCCACAAGTTCCCTGTGCAGGATGCGGCCCGGCCCCGCCGGTACCTGCGTCAGGTTCTTCCAGAGGCAGGCGGCCAGCCATTCCTTGACAGGTGTCCTCTCATCGCCAAGATAGGCATAGACCCGGAGTATCTCGTTCTTGGGCTCGAAGCCCAGGTCAACGTGGCTCAGATCGAGCAATAGAAAGTGCATCGAAACACCCTGGAGCCATCTGTCCAGAGCGAGGACGTAGCCGAAGAGGAGCCTGACGAGGCGCTCCCTCTCCGTCCCCTTGGCGTGCGTTGCGGTCTCCGTCTGGCCCGCGCCGATGCTGCAAAGCCAGTTCTCAAGCCATCGGAAACACGAGTGATGGCAATCGGAGAGCCCGTGCAGCCCGTGGGAGAGCATCCCAAGCACTCTAAAAAGCTCCTTCTTCTCGGGGTCTTCTATCCCATTCCGGACTCCCACGTATTTCTCGTAATCCACGATCGGTGAGTAGAACTTCGGCAGGCCCGCCGCGGCCGCTATCTTCTCGTCAAGCGACTCGCCTCGTCCGCCGGGCTCGAAGCAGTCCCTGTAAGCCGCCTCGCGGTTCTCGGTCCGCTTCGTTAAGAAATCGAATGGCAGAAGGACGCGGCCCAGCATCAGCCGCTTGACGTCGGTTAGATTCTCGACTGGCCCAAGCCACTCGTAGGTCCGTTTGATGAATCTGTTGGCGAGCGGATGTCTCTTGACGAGAGCCTCCTCCGATTCGCCCGCGAGATACCCATTCAGCACATCCTCGATGACCTGCATCGCCGTGGCCTGATGCGGCTGCGTGGTCTTCTCCTCCCACCAAGCAGCCGGTATAAAGCAGCCGTTGTGGAACGAAGGCGCCCTCAGCTCGCCCCTGCCGATGGAGTCGAGCAGCTCGTCAACTGTAACTGGAAAGCCGTTGTCGCAGATGGCGAGGCTCGCAATGTGCGCACGGACCTTCCGCACCTCGTCGCTCAGCGGCCCCAGCGACTCCTGCATCTGGTTGATGTGCTTCACGTCGTCATCCCAATCCTTTTCCTCTAAGACGCCGGTCCATGACCAGAGCGACCACCTCCTGATCTCGTTGCCGTCCTCGTCCGCCTCGATAACGCACGGCCCTTGGATGTCCTCAGCACTCGCCCCCGCCTTCCGACCCGTGTAGATCGCCTCATAGCCGGGGGAGACGAGGTCGTAGGGCACGAGGCGAGGCCGCTCTTCATCTTTCATGATTTCACCTCGTCAGTAGCCCGCGGCGAGATCCACCGTGTTCAGAAATCTATCCTCTCCCCTCGCGAAACGGGAGATGTTCTCGATGACCTCGTCCCAGCGCTTCAGGTCGCGGAAAGGCGAGGCGGCGCGGTGGGGAGAGAGGACCACGTTGTCGAGCTCGTGGAACGGGCGGTTGTAGGGCGATGTGCGACCTCCCTCGTCGGCGATCGGTGTGTAGTTATACCAGACGTCGAGCGCGGCTCCTGCGATGACCTTGTCCTTCAGAGCATTGTAGAGGCTCTCCTCATCAACCAGAGCGCCTCGTCCGACGTTCAGGAATAGACCGTCAGGCCCCAGCAGCTCGAGCTCGCGCTTGCCGATGAGGCACTTGGTCTTCGGGGTCAGGGGCAAGGAAACGATCAGGATATCGATAGCCCTCAGGAACTCGTTGAGCTGAGCGGCGCTGTATTTGACAAGCGGCGTCGGCGGCGACTCAGCCAGCTTCGACCAGTCGTTCCGGATCGCGTGGAACTCGACGTCGAATCCGGATAGGAAACGATGGACCGTGGAGTTGACGGCGCCGTAACCGAGCAGGCCAACCCTTCTGTCACGCAACGGGATCGAGGCGGCGTCCTTGTCGCCCTTTCGCCAGTGGCCCTCAACCATCCAGTTGTGGTGAGGCACGACTTTGTTCATAAGCGCCAGAAGGAGCGCCACGGTGTG is a window of bacterium DNA encoding:
- a CDS encoding DUF72 domain-containing protein, coding for MKEAARGKSERKFLIGTSGYSFRDWKGSFYPQSISNRDMLAFYAQRFGVAEINATYYRIPGPKSFEAMLKKVAPDFEFVVKTHENMTHARTATDEDYRTYAECIKPLLAAGQLSALLSQFPWSFQFSRTNIDYIRTMRDKLPPVPLVVEFRHSSWLRDETYDLFRQEQLVYCCVDEPRLKGLLPPQDIITSDSIGYVRLHGRNAEHWWEGAALRYDYSYSDEELNDWAERLKNMSKNARKIFVLFNNCHLGQAAKNALALMLLMQEE
- a CDS encoding flavin reductase family protein; this translates as MDKIKITKRVTGYPMPVVLVGSLVEGKANFMAVGWSTRVNPDPPIVGVAITKSHHTVKGIIANKAFSVNIPGVELMDRADYCGIYSGGEVDKSSIFNVFYGELKTAPMIRECPVTLECRLVDTIELSEVFFFLGEIVEAYSEECYLNDGKLDITKTKPFVLTVPDGNYRPVGEPIGKAWEVGEKLKPK
- a CDS encoding NAD(P)-dependent oxidoreductase translates to MSDSLKGLNLIIMIAEQVSTGDPPMSDARQTTVLFIWQVPDRLRDYLEAGLRRLPQVRLVFPPDVEEETLIRLAPEADVIIGWRPTKELLDAAKRLRLFINPGAGVQHIVDLFREQSKTRQVILVNGHGNSYFTAQHTVALLLALMNKVVPHHNWMVEGHWRKGDKDAASIPLRDRRVGLLGYGAVNSTVHRFLSGFDVEFHAIRNDWSKLAESPPTPLVKYSAAQLNEFLRAIDILIVSLPLTPKTKCLIGKRELELLGPDGLFLNVGRGALVDEESLYNALKDKVIAGAALDVWYNYTPIADEGGRTSPYNRPFHELDNVVLSPHRAASPFRDLKRWDEVIENISRFARGEDRFLNTVDLAAGY